A genomic window from Candidatus Eisenbacteria bacterium includes:
- a CDS encoding ATP-binding cassette domain-containing protein, translating to MITFDQVSKRYGERLALDNVSWTMDEGECVVFVGPSGAGKTSILRLVTHEIQPSSGHVTVGTFKGGRLHRTHRALLRRTLGIVYEDFRLLHDRSVFENVALAVRIAGRFSDEEVIPRVMYALDEVGLHHKHPSFPHELSYGERQRVAIARAIVNRPAVILADEPTGALESRSSGEVIALLRRIHEEGAAVILMTTRMDVARQIGGRIIRLEDGKFLDVNGQPLGSIETGRATSTAPTPLFSGPTPTPPLAGEPTGTDPLNSLATPPAPAEGI from the coding sequence GTGATTACCTTTGATCAGGTCTCCAAGCGCTACGGAGAGCGCCTGGCACTCGACAACGTCTCGTGGACCATGGACGAAGGCGAGTGCGTGGTGTTCGTCGGCCCGAGCGGGGCCGGCAAGACCTCGATCCTGCGCCTCGTCACCCACGAAATTCAGCCCAGTTCCGGCCACGTGACGGTCGGTACGTTCAAGGGCGGCCGGCTGCATCGGACACATCGCGCCTTGCTGAGGCGCACGCTCGGCATCGTGTACGAGGACTTCCGGCTGCTGCACGATCGCTCGGTGTTCGAAAACGTGGCGCTGGCGGTGCGCATCGCGGGGCGGTTCTCGGACGAAGAAGTGATTCCGCGCGTGATGTATGCGCTCGACGAGGTCGGCCTCCATCACAAGCACCCCTCGTTTCCGCACGAGCTGTCGTACGGCGAGCGTCAGCGCGTGGCCATCGCGCGCGCCATCGTGAACCGCCCGGCGGTGATCCTCGCCGACGAGCCGACCGGCGCGCTCGAATCGCGCAGCTCGGGCGAAGTGATCGCTCTGTTGCGGCGCATTCACGAAGAGGGCGCGGCGGTGATCCTGATGACGACGCGCATGGACGTCGCGCGCCAGATCGGCGGTCGCATCATCCGGCTCGAGGACGGCAAGTTCCTCGACGTCAATGGCCAGCCGCTCGGCAGCATCGAGACCGGTCGCGCGACCTCGACGGCGCCGACTCCGCTGTTCAGCGGCCCGACGCCCACGCCGCCGCTCGCCGGCGAGCCGACCGGCACCGACCCCTTGAATTCGCTCGCTACGCCACCCGCGCCCGCCGAGGGAATCTGA